One genomic region from Fictibacillus marinisediminis encodes:
- a CDS encoding phosphate-starvation-inducible protein PsiE: protein MLEIILPEKWKTISNGLQKLLNLSLVLLGGMLVFFLFRELIYIFMDACTGNHNVHDILGKVLVFFLYFAFISMIVTYFSESHHFPLSYLLYIGITAGVRYIIVNNANPLGNFWLSIVILLLVISYIMLTPKGKRLKDTRRRIQ, encoded by the coding sequence ATGCTAGAAATAATCTTACCGGAAAAGTGGAAAACCATCAGTAATGGTTTACAAAAATTATTAAATCTCTCCCTTGTTCTGCTTGGCGGTATGCTGGTATTTTTTCTTTTCAGAGAGCTTATCTATATTTTCATGGACGCCTGCACAGGGAATCACAATGTCCATGATATACTTGGTAAAGTACTTGTGTTTTTCTTATATTTCGCCTTTATTTCCATGATTGTGACCTACTTTAGCGAAAGCCACCACTTCCCGCTTAGCTATCTTCTATACATTGGAATTACGGCGGGTGTCCGTTACATTATTGTCAACAACGCCAATCCATTAGGAAACTTTTGGCTTTCAATCGTCATCCTGCTGCTGGTTATCAGCTATATCATGCTGACGCCTAAAGGCAAACGATTAAAGGATACAAGGAGAAGGATACAATGA
- the mgrA gene encoding L-glyceraldehyde 3-phosphate reductase, which produces MVYTAENNRYESMKYNRSGRSGLLLPAISLGLWHNFGGVDSFENGRAMLRRAFDLGITHFDLANNYGPPAGSAEEVFGKMLKTDFAPYRDEMIISSKAGYYMWPGPYGEWGSKKYLIASLDQSLKRMGLDYVDIFYSHRPDPNTPLEETMGALDAIVRQGKALYVGISSYSPEQTMEAIKILNDLGTPLVIHQPSYSMLNRWIEDGLQDVLEENGVGSIAFCPLAQGLLTNKYISGVPSDSRAAKSTGALGENEVTPEVVERVRRLNEIAADRGQSLPQMALAWVLRGGKVTSALIGASRVSQIEENIAALDNLDFSDEELQRIDDILTVNSAVR; this is translated from the coding sequence ATGGTGTATACAGCAGAAAATAATCGTTATGAATCTATGAAATATAACAGAAGCGGCCGCTCCGGGCTGCTCCTTCCGGCTATCTCTCTAGGACTATGGCATAACTTCGGCGGAGTAGACAGCTTTGAAAATGGCCGCGCGATGCTGAGAAGAGCGTTTGATCTTGGTATTACCCATTTTGACCTGGCTAACAATTATGGACCGCCTGCAGGTTCTGCTGAAGAAGTGTTTGGTAAGATGTTAAAGACTGATTTCGCTCCGTACCGTGATGAAATGATCATCTCGAGCAAAGCCGGTTATTACATGTGGCCAGGCCCATATGGGGAATGGGGATCCAAAAAGTATTTGATTGCCAGCCTGGATCAGAGCCTGAAGCGTATGGGGCTCGATTATGTGGATATTTTCTACTCTCACCGTCCGGATCCCAATACTCCTCTTGAAGAAACGATGGGAGCGCTGGATGCTATCGTGCGCCAGGGGAAAGCCCTTTACGTGGGGATTTCCAGCTACAGCCCGGAACAAACGATGGAAGCTATTAAAATTTTGAATGATTTGGGAACACCGCTCGTTATCCACCAGCCGAGCTATTCCATGCTTAACCGCTGGATCGAAGACGGCCTTCAGGATGTTTTAGAGGAAAACGGGGTAGGGTCCATCGCGTTTTGCCCGCTTGCCCAAGGCTTGTTGACGAACAAATATATAAGCGGTGTGCCGTCTGATTCACGTGCGGCAAAATCGACGGGAGCGTTGGGAGAGAATGAAGTCACTCCAGAAGTAGTTGAAAGAGTCCGCAGACTCAATGAAATTGCTGCAGACAGGGGACAGAGCCTGCCACAAATGGCACTCGCATGGGTACTCCGCGGGGGTAAGGTAACCTCTGCTTTAATAGGTGCAAGCAGAGTAAGTCAAATTGAAGAAAATATTGCAGCACTAGACAATCTGGATTTCAGTGATGAAGAGCTGCAAAGAATTGATGATATTTTAACCGTAAACAGCGCTGTACGATAA
- a CDS encoding DUF1641 domain-containing protein, with translation MAQPITKIVHSTRTEKEMQEQQIETIVEDLAKSADGIKELIKLFQQLHDSGILGSVNGLVEAKEKVAGIAVEQLLRPQMTNAINNMMAAAGVLSDTNPEMTKKLMSSLGNGIQRAEKGLISNEKVGIFDLMKALKDPDINRAIGFGMNLLKGVGEGLKE, from the coding sequence ATGGCACAGCCTATTACAAAGATTGTTCATTCAACACGAACCGAAAAAGAAATGCAGGAGCAGCAAATTGAAACGATTGTAGAGGATCTTGCAAAGAGTGCAGATGGAATAAAGGAACTGATCAAGCTTTTTCAGCAGCTTCATGACAGCGGAATTTTAGGATCGGTGAATGGCCTTGTTGAAGCGAAGGAGAAGGTGGCGGGGATTGCGGTTGAACAGCTGCTCCGCCCCCAGATGACCAATGCCATTAATAATATGATGGCAGCGGCCGGTGTCTTGTCCGATACCAACCCTGAAATGACGAAGAAACTGATGAGCAGCCTTGGCAATGGAATTCAAAGAGCGGAAAAGGGACTTATCAGTAATGAAAAGGTAGGCATTTTCGATCTCATGAAAGCCCTAAAAGACCCTGACATTAACAGGGCAATCGGATTCGGTATGAACCTGTTAAAAGGTGTCGGGGAAGGATTGAAGGAGTAG
- a CDS encoding acetamidase/formamidase family protein gives MKNVHTIFPARKNLHGSFSRDYESILEIHSGESVRFQTLDAGWGLEPLVSLAEKRKKFEPREMPRDQGHALCGPVYIHEALPGKTLEIEIIDIVPGKWGWSTAGGYPHSVNKGLGLAEGEEFLLSWELDPTHMTGKSQFGHEVPLKPFMGIMGMPPNEDGIHSTTPPRFCGGNIDCKELVSGTTLYLPISVEGALFSVGDGHGIQGDGEVGVSALECPMERVDLTFIVRDDLKLKMPRAETQTEWISFGFHEDLDEAMIIALDGMLDIMQSEYGLKRKEALTLASLGVDMRITQVVNGVKGVHAMLNKKFIKR, from the coding sequence GTGAAAAATGTACATACCATCTTTCCTGCAAGAAAAAATTTGCATGGTTCTTTTTCAAGGGATTATGAATCCATTCTTGAAATCCATTCAGGGGAATCTGTCCGGTTTCAAACATTAGATGCGGGCTGGGGGTTAGAACCATTGGTCAGTCTCGCCGAAAAAAGGAAAAAGTTCGAACCTCGGGAGATGCCAAGGGACCAGGGACATGCTCTTTGCGGCCCTGTTTATATCCATGAAGCCTTACCGGGCAAGACATTGGAAATTGAGATAATTGATATTGTTCCGGGAAAATGGGGCTGGAGCACAGCGGGAGGATATCCTCATAGTGTCAACAAGGGGCTGGGACTGGCAGAGGGAGAGGAATTTCTTCTCAGCTGGGAGTTAGATCCGACTCACATGACAGGAAAGAGCCAATTTGGACATGAAGTTCCGCTGAAGCCTTTCATGGGGATTATGGGGATGCCGCCGAATGAAGATGGAATCCATTCCACAACGCCTCCCCGTTTTTGCGGAGGCAATATAGATTGCAAAGAGCTTGTGTCTGGGACAACTTTGTACTTGCCGATCTCTGTAGAGGGCGCTTTGTTTTCAGTAGGAGACGGTCATGGCATCCAGGGTGATGGAGAGGTTGGCGTATCGGCATTAGAATGTCCAATGGAACGTGTCGATCTAACGTTTATTGTAAGGGATGATTTGAAACTGAAAATGCCCAGAGCTGAAACGCAAACAGAATGGATCTCCTTTGGTTTTCATGAGGATCTCGATGAGGCTATGATTATTGCGCTTGATGGCATGCTTGATATCATGCAGAGTGAATACGGGCTAAAACGAAAAGAAGCACTGACTTTGGCAAGTTTAGGAGTGGATATGCGAATTACTCAAGTGGTTAACGGGGTAAAAGGAGTTCACGCTATGTTAAATAAAAAATTTATAAAAAGGTAA
- the fdhF gene encoding formate dehydrogenase subunit alpha yields the protein MANKIRIEINGNLQEAEEGTRVLDHLLAQGVEHPHICYSETLGPIQTCDTCMCEIDGKLMRACSTEVKEGMNILTSSLSAKTAQNEAMDRILENHLLYCTVCDNNNGNCKVHNTAELLEVEHQTRPFREKGYEVDMSHPFYRYDPNQCILCGKCVEVCQDLQVNETLTIDWERKMPRVIWDNDKLINESSCVSCGQCATVCPCNALMEKSMLGEAGFMTGIKQDLLNPMVDLIKEVEPGYSGIFAVSEVEAAMRETRTKKTKTVCTFCGVGCSFEVWTKGRQILKIEPSEDAPVNSVSTCIKGKFGWDFVNSDQRLTTPLIRKGDEFVTATWEEALSLIGEKMSHIKNTYGGNALGFVSSSKTTNEDSYLMQKLARQVFETNNVDNCSRYCQSPATDGLLATVGYGGDSGTIKDIASAGLVIIIGANPTEGHPVLATRVKRAKKLYGQKLIVSDLRRHEMAERSDLYLHPKQGSDLVWLAAVTKYIIDQGWHDEDFIRERVNQYEDYLHMLKKYSLEYAEEVTGLSKEQMIKTAEMIHEADGTCVLWGMGVTQNIAGSHTSAAIANLLLATGNFGRPGAGAYPLRGHNNVQGSCDMGTLPQWLPGNQRLSDDAARAKFEEAYGVSISPKAGFTNIEMLQEVEKGNLKSMYLMGEDMAWVDSNSNHVHDMLGKLEFFVVQDVFFTKTAQFADVVLPASPSLEKDGTFTNTERRVQRLYQALEPMGESKPDWWIIQQIARQMGMDWNYSHPREIMDEIARLAPIFSGVSYDRLEGWNSLVWPVQKDGSDEPLLYTERFNFPDSKARFSLAEYVQPVDYEKEFDLILNNGRLLEHFHEGNMTNKSKGIQYKLPEVFVEVSPELASERGLQDGSSVRLISPYGFIKLRCIVTDRVKGNELYVPMHSVSHENAINMLTGSVGDVRTQTPAYKQTKVRMELIHVKGRTPLPMYNPRYAERNPQAGVQVERKWAREDYEPIADINVPVGGRR from the coding sequence GTGGCAAACAAGATTAGGATTGAAATAAACGGGAATTTACAGGAGGCTGAGGAAGGGACCAGGGTACTGGATCATCTTCTGGCGCAGGGTGTAGAGCACCCGCACATCTGCTATTCGGAAACACTGGGGCCGATCCAGACGTGTGATACGTGCATGTGTGAAATCGATGGAAAGCTGATGAGAGCCTGCTCCACCGAAGTAAAGGAAGGCATGAATATCCTTACCTCCTCTCTTTCTGCAAAAACAGCCCAGAACGAGGCGATGGATCGAATTTTAGAGAATCACCTTCTCTACTGTACGGTTTGTGATAATAACAATGGAAACTGTAAGGTCCACAACACGGCAGAACTATTGGAGGTAGAGCATCAAACTCGCCCGTTCCGTGAGAAAGGCTATGAAGTGGATATGTCCCATCCCTTCTACCGCTATGACCCGAATCAATGCATCCTTTGTGGAAAATGTGTAGAAGTATGCCAGGATCTTCAGGTGAATGAAACACTGACGATTGACTGGGAAAGAAAGATGCCCAGGGTTATATGGGACAACGATAAATTAATCAATGAATCTTCCTGCGTCTCTTGCGGTCAATGTGCAACCGTCTGTCCGTGCAATGCCTTAATGGAAAAATCAATGCTTGGGGAAGCGGGTTTCATGACCGGAATCAAGCAGGACCTGCTCAATCCGATGGTCGACCTCATAAAAGAAGTGGAACCCGGATACAGCGGAATTTTTGCAGTTTCTGAAGTGGAAGCTGCCATGCGTGAAACCCGTACAAAAAAAACAAAGACTGTTTGTACCTTCTGCGGAGTCGGCTGTTCATTTGAAGTATGGACGAAAGGCCGCCAGATTTTAAAAATTGAACCTTCCGAAGATGCACCAGTTAACAGTGTTTCTACCTGTATCAAAGGGAAATTCGGGTGGGATTTTGTGAACAGTGACCAGCGCCTCACTACACCGCTCATCCGCAAAGGCGATGAGTTTGTAACCGCAACATGGGAGGAGGCTCTTTCCCTTATCGGTGAAAAAATGAGCCATATAAAAAATACGTATGGAGGCAATGCGTTAGGTTTTGTCAGTTCATCCAAAACGACAAATGAAGATTCCTATCTTATGCAGAAACTGGCTAGGCAAGTATTTGAAACGAACAATGTGGATAACTGTTCACGTTATTGCCAATCCCCTGCCACCGACGGTTTGCTTGCAACAGTCGGGTACGGAGGAGATTCCGGTACGATCAAAGATATTGCAAGCGCCGGACTTGTCATCATTATCGGGGCCAATCCTACAGAAGGACATCCTGTATTGGCCACACGTGTCAAACGGGCGAAGAAACTTTATGGACAAAAATTGATTGTTTCTGATCTTCGCAGACATGAAATGGCGGAGCGATCCGATCTTTACCTGCACCCGAAACAAGGTTCTGACCTCGTCTGGCTGGCGGCGGTAACCAAATACATCATCGATCAAGGCTGGCATGATGAGGACTTTATCAGGGAAAGGGTTAACCAGTATGAGGACTACCTTCACATGCTAAAAAAATATTCGCTTGAATATGCAGAGGAAGTCACAGGACTTTCAAAAGAACAGATGATCAAAACGGCGGAAATGATTCATGAAGCAGACGGCACCTGTGTTCTTTGGGGAATGGGTGTTACTCAAAATATCGCCGGATCCCACACGTCTGCTGCGATTGCAAACCTGCTGCTGGCTACTGGCAACTTCGGGCGCCCGGGTGCAGGAGCTTATCCGCTGCGTGGGCATAATAATGTACAAGGCTCCTGTGACATGGGAACTCTTCCTCAATGGCTTCCCGGCAACCAGAGACTGTCCGATGATGCTGCACGTGCAAAATTTGAAGAAGCATATGGAGTATCCATCTCCCCTAAAGCAGGATTTACAAACATTGAAATGCTTCAGGAAGTGGAAAAAGGCAATTTAAAATCCATGTATTTGATGGGAGAAGACATGGCCTGGGTGGATTCCAATTCCAATCATGTCCATGACATGCTAGGCAAACTGGAATTCTTTGTCGTTCAGGATGTTTTCTTTACAAAAACGGCTCAATTTGCCGACGTTGTCCTTCCAGCTTCTCCATCACTTGAAAAGGATGGCACATTCACCAATACAGAACGCCGCGTTCAGCGTTTGTATCAGGCGCTTGAACCTATGGGAGAATCCAAGCCGGACTGGTGGATCATCCAGCAGATCGCTAGGCAGATGGGAATGGACTGGAACTATTCACACCCTCGTGAAATTATGGATGAAATTGCACGCCTTGCCCCTATTTTTTCCGGAGTCAGCTATGACCGTCTAGAGGGATGGAACAGCCTTGTCTGGCCGGTGCAAAAAGATGGCAGTGATGAGCCGCTTCTTTACACTGAGCGCTTTAACTTCCCTGACAGCAAAGCACGCTTCTCCCTTGCTGAATACGTGCAGCCAGTGGATTATGAAAAGGAATTTGATCTGATCTTGAACAACGGCCGTCTGCTTGAACATTTTCATGAAGGCAATATGACAAACAAGTCAAAAGGCATCCAGTACAAGCTTCCTGAAGTATTTGTTGAAGTTTCGCCTGAACTCGCCAGTGAAAGAGGCCTTCAGGACGGCTCTTCTGTCCGCCTGATCTCACCGTACGGTTTTATAAAATTGCGCTGTATCGTCACAGACCGGGTCAAAGGAAATGAATTGTATGTACCGATGCATTCCGTAAGCCACGAAAATGCCATTAATATGCTGACCGGCAGTGTCGGTGACGTCCGGACCCAGACTCCTGCCTATAAGCAGACAAAAGTACGAATGGAACTTATTCATGTTAAAGGCAGAACACCGCTTCCAATGTATAATCCGCGATATGCGGAACGGAATCCTCAGGCTGGTGTTCAGGTCGAACGCAAGTGGGCCCGAGAGGACTACGAGCCAATTGCCGATATTAATGTACCAGTGGGAGGCCGACGATAA
- a CDS encoding putative glycoside hydrolase, whose protein sequence is MKRAFGSISLTCLLVVGGLAGCGTAEKTSGSATNETKAKDQPVKKEEAAKERKVPVKKPKDVKVKGVYMSGASAGNNEKFNELVKLVDDTELNALVVDVKEDDGKITYDSKVPAVNQYGSDQHPKISNISQRMKVLKNKDIYTIARIVTFKDPYMAKKKPEYAMKKKSGGLYYNDGIPWVDPYNEEYWSYVTSVAKEAAKQGFDEIQFDYVRFPDNGAQVDREVKFDNPDKKSKEQNIHDFLLYAKKDLKPYGVKVSADVFGVSTSQKDDSGIGQQWESVTPTVDVISPMTYPSHYGPGVYGISVPDAKPYELIKKALQYAVDRDKVLEKQKKPVGEIRPWYQDFTATWVDGHIEYGPQQVRDQIRAGQELGVDEYLLWNPKNKYTEEAFKKVKQ, encoded by the coding sequence ATGAAGAGAGCGTTCGGAAGCATTTCGTTAACCTGTCTGCTTGTAGTTGGCGGACTGGCTGGATGCGGGACCGCAGAAAAGACGTCGGGAAGCGCAACGAATGAAACGAAAGCAAAAGACCAGCCGGTAAAGAAAGAAGAAGCAGCAAAGGAAAGGAAAGTTCCTGTTAAAAAACCGAAAGATGTGAAAGTAAAGGGAGTCTACATGTCAGGAGCATCCGCCGGAAATAATGAAAAGTTTAATGAATTGGTCAAGCTGGTGGATGATACAGAACTCAATGCACTCGTGGTAGATGTAAAAGAAGATGACGGGAAGATTACATACGATTCAAAGGTGCCTGCCGTTAATCAATACGGCTCAGATCAGCACCCGAAAATCAGCAATATCTCTCAGCGGATGAAAGTGCTGAAGAACAAAGACATATATACAATTGCCAGGATCGTTACCTTTAAGGATCCTTATATGGCTAAGAAAAAACCAGAGTATGCCATGAAGAAGAAAAGCGGTGGCTTGTATTACAACGACGGCATTCCCTGGGTTGATCCGTATAATGAAGAATATTGGTCCTATGTGACCTCCGTTGCGAAAGAAGCTGCAAAGCAAGGGTTTGATGAGATTCAGTTCGACTATGTCCGATTCCCCGACAACGGGGCGCAGGTGGATCGTGAAGTGAAGTTTGATAACCCGGATAAAAAGTCTAAAGAGCAAAACATTCACGACTTCCTTCTTTATGCGAAAAAGGATCTGAAGCCATACGGCGTCAAAGTATCAGCCGATGTGTTCGGTGTGTCCACAAGCCAAAAAGACGATTCCGGCATCGGCCAGCAGTGGGAGTCAGTTACTCCGACAGTCGATGTGATCAGCCCAATGACGTACCCGTCCCATTACGGACCAGGGGTGTACGGCATAAGTGTTCCGGATGCCAAGCCGTATGAACTGATCAAGAAGGCTCTCCAGTATGCTGTCGACCGGGACAAGGTGCTCGAAAAACAAAAGAAACCGGTCGGTGAAATCCGTCCGTGGTACCAGGATTTCACTGCCACCTGGGTGGACGGCCATATTGAATACGGGCCACAGCAGGTGAGGGATCAGATTCGGGCTGGGCAGGAGCTTGGTGTG
- a CDS encoding DUF2294 domain-containing protein, whose translation MTKNIEHQFSMLVREIRKEFVGNGPKEISTRFVGSWAVSEMKGNLTNIEKFMMGSKEGEKMVHEARTGLVKKIYSDLSVRRKFEDLAGAAILRIFSDIDIEADIAMTIFVFDRPLISKEK comes from the coding sequence ATGACCAAAAATATAGAGCATCAATTCAGTATGCTTGTCCGTGAAATACGCAAGGAATTCGTCGGCAACGGTCCAAAGGAAATCAGCACACGCTTTGTTGGTTCTTGGGCAGTCAGTGAGATGAAAGGAAACCTTACGAATATCGAAAAATTCATGATGGGTTCAAAAGAAGGCGAGAAAATGGTTCACGAAGCACGTACCGGTCTCGTGAAAAAAATTTATAGCGATCTCAGTGTGCGCAGAAAGTTTGAAGATCTTGCCGGTGCAGCCATCCTGCGTATTTTTTCTGATATCGATATTGAAGCTGATATTGCCATGACGATCTTTGTGTTTGACCGGCCCTTGATTTCTAAAGAAAAATAA
- a CDS encoding ABC transporter permease, which produces MNNKITRNLYLLPYAIWIVLFVIAPLLLVLYYSFFDIEGHFSLVNYKNFFTPVYLKMTFSSFWYAFLITLISFIISYPTAYLLTKTKHKQLWLLLIIVPSWINLLLKAYAFLGIFGTKGIANSFLEAIGVGSKQILFTDFSFIFVSVYIFIPFMILPIFNSLNEMNPILLDAANDLGASKWTTFRRVIFPLTIDGVKSGCQVVFIPALSLFMLTRLIAGNRVITLGTAIEQHFLVTRDWGMGSTIAVFLIIIMFLIMSVTGNRKRGV; this is translated from the coding sequence ATGAACAATAAGATCACCCGAAATCTTTACCTTTTGCCTTATGCAATATGGATTGTTCTTTTCGTTATTGCACCGCTTCTTCTTGTCCTTTATTATTCGTTTTTTGATATCGAGGGTCACTTTTCACTGGTGAATTACAAGAACTTTTTTACGCCGGTTTATTTGAAAATGACCTTCAGTTCGTTCTGGTATGCGTTCTTGATCACGCTTATTTCCTTTATCATCTCTTACCCGACGGCTTATTTGCTGACCAAAACGAAGCATAAGCAGCTATGGCTGTTATTGATCATCGTTCCTTCCTGGATCAACCTGCTCTTGAAAGCCTATGCTTTCCTGGGCATCTTCGGGACAAAAGGAATCGCGAACAGCTTCTTGGAAGCCATAGGTGTCGGATCGAAACAGATCCTGTTCACTGATTTCAGTTTTATATTTGTATCGGTATATATATTCATACCGTTCATGATTTTGCCGATTTTTAACTCATTAAATGAAATGAATCCTATCCTTTTGGATGCTGCAAATGATTTGGGGGCATCCAAGTGGACAACGTTTCGCCGCGTCATCTTCCCTTTGACGATTGACGGCGTAAAGTCAGGCTGCCAGGTTGTATTTATCCCTGCGCTGTCTCTATTCATGCTCACACGCTTGATCGCAGGAAACCGCGTCATTACGCTTGGTACAGCGATTGAACAGCATTTTCTTGTCACCCGTGACTGGGGCATGGGTTCGACAATTGCGGTTTTCTTAATTATTATCATGTTCCTGATCATGAGTGTGACAGGGAACAGGAAGCGAGGTGTATAA
- a CDS encoding ABC transporter ATP-binding protein has product MTNEIIQFKNVTKQYDDDPAVLDHVSFEIERGKFYTLLGPSGCGKTTILRLIAGFTEASEGEIYFNGKKINDVPANKRQVNTVFQDYALFPHLNVFENVAFGLRIKKLKNNEIQKKVKEALSFVNLEGYETREIREMSGGQRQRVAIARAIVNEPEVILLDEPLSALDLKLRTEMQYELRELQRRLGITFIFVTHDQEEALAMSDEIFVLNQGKIQQSGTPIDIYDEPINRFVADFIGESNIVEGKMIKDYLVEFVGGQFECVDRGLNPNEPVEIVIRPEDLEITTLERGKLKVRVDSQLFRGVHYEISCYDKDGNEWLVHSTKKADAGNEIGLYFDPEAIHVMRFGESEADFDRRLEAYTAGDAHEQ; this is encoded by the coding sequence ATGACGAACGAAATTATTCAATTTAAAAATGTTACGAAGCAATATGACGATGATCCTGCTGTGCTGGACCATGTCAGTTTTGAGATTGAACGAGGAAAATTTTATACACTGCTAGGTCCTTCCGGCTGCGGTAAAACGACCATTCTTCGCTTGATCGCTGGTTTTACTGAAGCTTCGGAAGGTGAAATTTACTTTAACGGTAAGAAGATCAATGATGTGCCAGCCAACAAACGCCAGGTGAACACGGTCTTTCAGGATTACGCCCTATTCCCGCATTTGAATGTATTTGAAAATGTGGCGTTTGGACTGCGTATTAAAAAGTTGAAGAACAACGAGATCCAGAAGAAAGTGAAAGAAGCGCTCAGCTTTGTAAACTTGGAAGGCTATGAAACTCGTGAGATCCGTGAAATGTCAGGCGGCCAGCGCCAGCGTGTGGCCATTGCAAGGGCCATCGTCAACGAGCCTGAAGTGATCCTGCTGGATGAGCCGCTGTCGGCCCTTGATTTGAAACTGAGGACAGAAATGCAGTATGAACTGCGTGAGCTGCAGCGCCGATTGGGCATTACTTTTATCTTTGTTACCCATGACCAGGAAGAAGCTCTTGCGATGTCTGATGAAATTTTTGTTTTAAACCAAGGAAAGATTCAACAGAGCGGTACACCGATTGATATTTATGATGAGCCGATCAACCGGTTTGTTGCTGATTTTATCGGTGAGTCCAATATTGTTGAAGGCAAAATGATCAAAGATTATCTTGTTGAGTTTGTTGGAGGACAGTTTGAATGCGTCGATAGAGGACTCAATCCGAATGAACCAGTAGAGATTGTCATTCGTCCGGAAGATTTGGAAATTACAACACTTGAACGAGGAAAACTAAAAGTACGTGTAGATTCACAGCTGTTCCGCGGGGTTCACTATGAGATCAGCTGCTATGATAAAGACGGCAATGAATGGCTTGTCCATTCTACGAAAAAGGCAGATGCAGGAAACGAAATCGGATTATACTTCGATCCGGAAGCCATCCATGTCATGCGGTTTGGGGAGTCAGAAGCAGATTTCGACCGGCGTCTTGAGGCTTATACTGCTGGAGATGCCCATGAACAATAA
- a CDS encoding amino acid permease: MSQERLVQELKKEEDLQRGLKNRHIQLIAIGGAIGTGLFLGAGKSIHLAGPSIMLNYALIGVMLFFMMRALGEMLMYSPTSGSFTHFAESFIGPWAGFITGWTYWFCWIVTGMAEITAVGLYVKYWFPSIPQWLTALAAVLVLLLINMSAVKAFGEIEFWFALIKIITIIALIGIGIVLIVMGYESHGTQASLSNLVNHGGFFPNGSSGFVLAFQMALFAFAGVELVGVTAGEAQDPDKTLPSAINNIPARILLFYIGSLIVLMSIYPWDKIDPDTSPFVSVFKLIGIPAASGIINFVVLTSAMSSCNSGLFSTGRMLYTLSNEGKAPKKLGLLNKKQVPAPALIVSTFFLSFGVLLNYLLPEEVFTLVTSIATICFIWVWGIILVAHLRFRKLKPEDAKKSAFKMPLSPVINWIVLAFFAFMIVVLGFAADTRIALLITPVWFVILIIAYMITKRNTEKSVR, from the coding sequence ATGTCGCAGGAAAGGTTGGTGCAGGAGTTGAAGAAAGAAGAAGATTTGCAGCGTGGGTTGAAAAATCGGCATATCCAGCTGATCGCCATCGGCGGAGCGATTGGAACCGGTCTTTTTTTAGGCGCGGGAAAATCGATTCACCTGGCGGGGCCGTCCATCATGCTGAATTACGCACTTATTGGAGTTATGCTGTTTTTTATGATGCGTGCCTTGGGTGAAATGCTCATGTACAGCCCGACATCCGGCTCGTTCACTCACTTTGCCGAATCGTTCATCGGGCCGTGGGCAGGTTTTATCACGGGGTGGACGTACTGGTTCTGCTGGATCGTAACAGGAATGGCCGAAATTACAGCAGTCGGATTGTATGTGAAATACTGGTTTCCGAGTATTCCTCAATGGCTGACGGCACTGGCCGCTGTACTTGTTTTGCTGCTCATTAATATGTCGGCGGTTAAAGCGTTCGGGGAGATTGAATTCTGGTTCGCTCTTATTAAAATCATTACCATTATTGCGCTCATTGGTATTGGAATCGTGCTGATCGTCATGGGCTATGAAAGCCATGGCACTCAGGCTTCATTATCCAATCTCGTAAATCATGGCGGATTTTTCCCGAACGGTTCATCAGGCTTTGTTCTTGCCTTTCAAATGGCACTCTTCGCATTCGCAGGAGTGGAGCTTGTCGGCGTAACAGCCGGTGAAGCACAGGATCCAGATAAAACCTTGCCAAGTGCCATCAACAACATCCCAGCACGGATTCTTCTCTTTTATATCGGGTCACTGATCGTCCTCATGTCAATTTATCCATGGGATAAAATCGATCCAGACACAAGCCCGTTCGTTTCGGTCTTTAAGTTGATCGGTATTCCGGCAGCATCGGGCATCATCAATTTCGTCGTCCTCACTTCCGCAATGTCGTCTTGCAACAGTGGCCTGTTCAGTACGGGACGAATGCTTTACACACTGTCGAATGAAGGAAAAGCACCTAAAAAGCTTGGATTGCTAAACAAAAAGCAAGTTCCGGCACCCGCTCTTATCGTTTCAACATTTTTCCTTTCGTTTGGCGTTTTGCTCAATTATTTATTGCCGGAGGAAGTGTTCACGCTGGTGACAAGCATCGCGACCATCTGCTTCATCTGGGTATGGGGAATCATCCTGGTCGCTCATCTCCGCTTCCGGAAACTAAAGCCTGAGGACGCGAAAAAGAGTGCATTTAAAATGCCGCTTTCGCCGGTGATTAACTGGATCGTACTGGCATTCTTCGCTTTTATGATCGTTGTGCTTGGTTTTGCGGCAGATACACGTATCGCCCTGCTCATTACACCTGTCTGGTTTGTGATTTTGATCATCGCTTACATGATTACAAAAAGAAACACTGAAAAAAGCGTTCGTTAG